A region of Burkholderiales bacterium JOSHI_001 DNA encodes the following proteins:
- a CDS encoding NADPH-dependent glutamate synthase beta chain-like oxidoreductase (PFAM: Pyridine nucleotide-disulphide oxidoreductase) produces MSSQSTSGESKPLTFRRYKDGDAKPLAWQKEIFDADHSHKCPTYVQSTPPCQGSCPSGEDIRGYLNIVRGIEKPPAGMPWQEYAWRRLTEANPLPSVMGRVCPAPCESGCNRNQVEDFVGINSVEHFLGEWAIEHQLAFPQPEAPTGKKVAVIGGGPAGLSAAYQLARKGHAVTLFDERAELGGMMRYGIPGFRTPRPVLDAEIQRILDLGVTARTGVRIGTDISLAQIRADFDAVFLGLGAQSGRPLPVDGADAPNVVTATAFLKAFNDGRLQHVGKRVVVVGGGDTSIDVATVSRRLGHIDQVHDSDRPELSIAGGAGFAAHDAALLSKRQGAEVTLTSVFAMEKMQASKHEVEHALSEGITIRGGLAPVAVLKDASGRAVALRVVRCEARLVGGKLEIKNVEGSEEDIPADLIVSAIGQAVDFTGLEVLNNGRGALASDKNYQVQGQAGVFCGGDVIRPHLLTTAIGQGAIAADGIHRLLSGDALEKRPKIDVHTWDIRRKLVEKGLPLTEITAPLHGTDKSTGAIHNFDNRSDRYVIPHKDLFLGHFNHTDRIKRRVVSLSADEALNNFQERLLPLLEAQAQAEAKRCMSCGLCFECDNCVVYCPQTAVFKVKKAQSTTGRYVDTDYNKCIGCHICSDVCPTGYIQMGLGE; encoded by the coding sequence ATGTCCAGCCAATCCACTTCCGGTGAATCCAAGCCGCTGACCTTCCGCCGCTACAAGGACGGGGACGCCAAGCCCCTGGCCTGGCAGAAGGAGATCTTTGACGCCGACCACTCGCACAAATGCCCCACCTACGTGCAGAGCACGCCGCCCTGCCAGGGCAGTTGCCCCTCGGGCGAGGACATCCGCGGCTACCTCAACATCGTGCGTGGCATCGAGAAGCCGCCCGCGGGCATGCCTTGGCAGGAATACGCCTGGCGCCGCCTGACCGAAGCCAACCCGCTGCCCAGCGTGATGGGCCGGGTGTGCCCCGCGCCGTGTGAAAGCGGCTGCAACCGCAACCAGGTGGAAGACTTCGTCGGCATCAACTCGGTGGAGCACTTCCTGGGCGAATGGGCCATCGAACACCAGCTGGCCTTCCCCCAGCCTGAGGCTCCAACCGGCAAGAAGGTGGCGGTGATTGGTGGCGGGCCGGCCGGCCTGTCCGCGGCCTACCAACTGGCGCGCAAGGGCCATGCCGTGACCCTGTTCGACGAACGCGCCGAACTGGGCGGCATGATGCGCTACGGCATCCCGGGTTTCCGCACCCCGCGGCCAGTGCTGGACGCCGAGATCCAGCGCATCCTGGACCTGGGCGTCACCGCACGCACCGGCGTGCGCATCGGCACCGACATTTCGCTGGCGCAGATCCGCGCCGATTTCGACGCCGTGTTCCTGGGCCTGGGCGCGCAAAGCGGTCGGCCGCTGCCGGTGGACGGGGCCGACGCGCCCAACGTGGTCACTGCCACGGCCTTCCTGAAGGCCTTCAACGACGGGCGCCTGCAGCACGTGGGCAAGCGGGTGGTGGTGGTGGGTGGGGGCGACACCTCCATCGACGTGGCCACCGTGTCGCGCCGCCTGGGCCACATCGACCAGGTGCATGACAGCGACCGGCCTGAACTGTCGATCGCTGGTGGTGCGGGTTTTGCGGCGCACGACGCGGCGCTGTTGTCCAAACGCCAGGGTGCCGAGGTGACGCTGACCTCGGTCTTCGCGATGGAAAAGATGCAGGCCAGCAAGCACGAGGTGGAGCACGCGTTGTCCGAGGGCATCACCATCCGCGGCGGCCTGGCGCCGGTGGCGGTGCTCAAGGACGCCAGCGGGCGGGCTGTTGCGCTGCGTGTGGTGCGCTGCGAGGCCAGGCTGGTGGGCGGCAAGCTGGAGATCAAGAACGTCGAGGGTTCGGAAGAAGACATCCCGGCCGACCTGATCGTGTCGGCCATCGGCCAGGCGGTGGACTTCACCGGCCTGGAGGTCTTGAACAACGGCCGCGGTGCCTTGGCGTCGGACAAGAACTACCAGGTGCAGGGCCAGGCCGGCGTGTTCTGCGGCGGCGACGTGATCCGCCCGCACCTGCTCACCACCGCCATCGGCCAAGGCGCCATCGCGGCCGACGGCATCCACCGCCTGCTGTCCGGCGACGCGCTGGAGAAGCGCCCGAAGATCGATGTGCACACCTGGGACATCCGCCGCAAGCTGGTGGAAAAAGGCCTGCCGCTGACCGAGATCACCGCCCCGCTGCACGGCACCGACAAGTCCACCGGCGCCATCCACAATTTCGACAACCGATCCGACCGCTACGTCATCCCGCACAAGGACCTGTTCCTGGGCCATTTCAACCACACCGACCGCATCAAGCGCCGGGTGGTGTCGCTCAGTGCCGACGAAGCGCTGAACAACTTCCAGGAACGGCTTCTGCCACTGCTGGAGGCCCAGGCCCAGGCCGAGGCCAAGCGCTGCATGAGCTGCGGCCTGTGCTTCGAGTGCGACAACTGCGTGGTCTATTGCCCGCAGACGGCGGTGTTCAAGGTGAAAAAGGCCCAGAGCACCACCGGCCGCTACGTGGATACCGACTACAACAAGTGCATCGGCTGCCACATCTGCAGCGATGTCTGCCCCACCGGCTACATCCAGATGGGCCTCGGTGAATGA
- a CDS encoding nitrate reductase gamma subunit (PFAM: Nitrate reductase gamma subunit): MSALSVLYAAVFYAATAMLVVGVGLKLGRYWRVPAPLLIPTTPAPTTAPGVVLRLAREVAFFESLFKASKWTWGFGWMFHAALLLVLLRHVRYVQQPVADVIVFIQPFGIYAGFAMVAGLAGLWARRFLVDRVRYISTPSDHLHLALLISIGLTGLGMRFVAPTDIVALKAFMLGLVRLDIQPLPTDPLLLLHLALVALLMAVFPISKLLHAPGLFFSPTRNQVDNPREARHQARWAAALDK; the protein is encoded by the coding sequence ATGTCCGCGCTGTCCGTCCTCTACGCCGCGGTGTTCTACGCGGCCACGGCGATGCTTGTCGTGGGCGTCGGCCTGAAGCTCGGGCGCTACTGGCGCGTGCCAGCGCCGCTGCTCATTCCCACCACCCCGGCGCCCACCACGGCGCCCGGCGTGGTGTTGCGCCTGGCGCGCGAGGTGGCCTTTTTCGAGAGCCTGTTCAAGGCCAGCAAATGGACCTGGGGCTTCGGCTGGATGTTCCATGCGGCCTTGCTGCTGGTGCTGCTGCGCCATGTGCGCTACGTCCAGCAGCCGGTGGCCGACGTGATCGTCTTCATCCAGCCCTTTGGCATCTACGCCGGCTTTGCCATGGTGGCGGGCCTGGCCGGGCTTTGGGCTCGGCGTTTCCTGGTGGACCGGGTGCGCTACATCTCCACGCCGTCGGACCACCTGCACCTGGCGCTGCTCATCAGCATCGGCCTGACCGGGCTGGGCATGCGCTTCGTGGCGCCCACCGACATCGTGGCGCTGAAGGCCTTCATGCTGGGCCTGGTGCGGCTGGACATCCAGCCCCTGCCCACCGACCCGCTGCTCTTGCTGCACCTGGCGCTGGTGGCGCTGCTGATGGCGGTGTTCCCGATCAGCAAGCTGCTGCACGCACCGGGCCTGTTCTTCAGCCCCACGCGCAACCAGGTGGACAACCCGCGCGAAGCACGGCACCAGGCCCGCTGGGCGGCCGCCCTCGACAAGTAA
- a CDS encoding cobyrinic acid a,c-diamide synthase (PFAM: CobQ/CobB/MinD/ParA nucleotide binding domain; CobB/CobQ-like glutamine amidotransferase domain~TIGRFAM: cobyrinic acid a,c-diamide synthase): MKLPRLMVSAAHKSSGKTTVSIGLAAALAARGQVVQPFKKGPDYIDPMWLARAAGRPCFNLDPYLSSDAEMAAMLERQGQGASIALVEGNKGLHDGMALDGSNCNAALAKTLGLPVLLVLDARGMTRGIAPLILGFQAFDRGVHIAGVVLNQVGGPRHEGKLRAVIEHYTDVPVLGALPRDLRLALPERHLGLTPDSEFDEPGQRVAALAQAVAAAVDLEAVLALAQAAPPLPDAPAPGAQVSRSGAGLRIGIARGAAFGFYYPDDLAALQAHGATLVPIDMLADRTLPALDGLFIGGGFPEVYMAELEANRPLRAALRQAIEAGLPVHAECGGLMLLARSLRWGTRCAEMVGAIPGDVVMHSRPVGRGYVHLETTPDCPWGRPATALRGHEFHHSSLENLPTDARFAYRVQRGHGITGQHDGLRVHNLLASYAHLRDGAGANWVSPFLSFVRRCADARHSPAPVALAA, from the coding sequence ATGAAGCTGCCGCGCTTGATGGTGTCGGCGGCGCACAAGTCGTCGGGCAAGACCACCGTGTCCATCGGCCTGGCCGCAGCGCTGGCCGCGCGCGGCCAGGTGGTGCAGCCCTTCAAGAAGGGCCCCGACTACATCGACCCCATGTGGCTGGCGCGCGCCGCCGGTCGGCCCTGCTTCAACCTGGACCCTTACCTCAGCAGTGACGCCGAAATGGCCGCCATGCTGGAGCGGCAAGGGCAGGGCGCCAGCATCGCGCTGGTGGAAGGCAACAAGGGCCTGCACGACGGCATGGCATTGGACGGCAGCAATTGCAACGCCGCGCTGGCCAAGACCTTGGGCCTGCCGGTGCTGCTGGTGCTGGACGCGCGCGGCATGACGCGTGGCATCGCGCCGCTGATCCTGGGCTTCCAGGCCTTCGACCGCGGCGTGCACATCGCCGGCGTGGTGCTGAACCAGGTGGGAGGCCCGCGCCACGAAGGCAAGCTGCGTGCCGTGATCGAGCACTACACCGATGTGCCGGTGCTCGGTGCCTTGCCACGCGACCTGCGCCTGGCCCTGCCCGAGCGCCACCTGGGCCTGACCCCGGACAGCGAATTCGATGAACCCGGCCAGCGCGTGGCCGCGCTGGCGCAGGCGGTGGCCGCCGCGGTGGACCTGGAGGCCGTGCTGGCCCTGGCCCAAGCCGCGCCGCCCTTGCCCGACGCGCCAGCGCCAGGGGCCCAGGTGTCACGTTCGGGTGCGGGCCTGCGCATCGGCATCGCCCGCGGCGCTGCCTTCGGCTTTTACTACCCCGACGACCTGGCGGCGCTGCAGGCCCACGGCGCCACCTTGGTCCCCATCGACATGCTGGCCGACCGCACGCTGCCGGCCCTGGACGGCCTGTTCATCGGTGGCGGTTTCCCCGAGGTGTACATGGCCGAGCTGGAAGCCAACCGGCCGCTGCGCGCCGCGCTGCGCCAGGCCATCGAAGCCGGGCTGCCGGTGCATGCCGAATGCGGCGGCCTGATGCTGCTGGCGCGCAGCCTGCGCTGGGGCACGCGCTGCGCCGAGATGGTGGGCGCCATACCGGGCGATGTGGTGATGCATTCGCGCCCGGTTGGCCGAGGCTATGTGCACCTGGAAACCACGCCCGACTGCCCCTGGGGCCGCCCGGCCACGGCGCTGCGCGGCCACGAGTTCCACCACTCCAGCCTGGAGAACCTGCCCACGGATGCGCGCTTTGCCTACCGCGTGCAGCGCGGTCACGGCATCACCGGCCAGCACGACGGGTTGCGCGTGCACAACCTGCTGGCCAGTTATGCCCACCTGCGGGACGGCGCGGGGGCGAACTGGGTGAGCCCGTTTCTTTCTTTCGTGCGTCGTTGCGCTGACGCACGGCACAGCCCAGCGCCAGTGGCGCTGGCCGCATGA
- a CDS encoding Fe-S oxidoreductase (PFAM: Cysteine-rich domain) — translation MATAKFAVPTIGPYPVIPLVAEGAMAHSKPFVASAAIQSNIGFPGELAEGWEGRAIAKMGELLGKYRSLQVYMDACVHCGACSDKCHYFLGTGDPKNMPVARQDLMRGVYRRHFTFAGKHFPKLVGAVDLTKEVFDQWWSYYNQCSECRRCSVFCPYGIDTAEVTMAAREIMDSVGLGQKYSNEIIGKVHRIGNNLGLPGPALEDTLLGLEEDVKAETGVDVRYPLDVKGAEVLLVTPSADFFAEPHVESLIGYGKVFHAAGIRWTLSSKASEAGNFGMFIGNYEQLRKVALRIREAALELGVKRIVVGECGHAWRVAYSFWNTLVGIGAGGKDPFAIQLQSQLDARYKQPTHICELTWDLIQQGALKFDKEKNDDRIVTFHDSCNVARGSRMGDEAGGQFSIPRHIIKAVANRFHEMAPATTHEATFCCGGGGGLLTDDLLELRVKGALPRMEALKAVADQHGVNFMATICAICKAQFSKVLPYYGFDMGMVGGVHQLVSKAIRLGEPR, via the coding sequence ATGGCCACCGCCAAGTTCGCCGTCCCCACCATCGGCCCCTACCCGGTGATCCCGCTGGTGGCCGAAGGTGCCATGGCGCACAGCAAGCCCTTCGTGGCGTCGGCTGCCATCCAGAGCAACATCGGCTTCCCCGGTGAACTGGCCGAAGGCTGGGAAGGCCGCGCCATCGCCAAGATGGGCGAACTGCTGGGCAAGTACCGCAGCCTGCAGGTGTACATGGACGCCTGCGTGCACTGCGGCGCCTGCAGCGACAAGTGCCACTACTTCCTGGGCACCGGCGACCCCAAGAACATGCCGGTGGCGCGCCAGGACCTGATGCGCGGCGTTTACCGCCGCCACTTCACCTTTGCCGGCAAGCACTTCCCCAAGCTGGTGGGCGCGGTGGACCTGACCAAAGAGGTGTTCGACCAATGGTGGAGCTACTACAACCAATGCAGCGAATGCCGCCGCTGCAGCGTGTTTTGCCCCTACGGCATCGACACCGCCGAAGTCACCATGGCCGCGCGCGAGATCATGGACTCGGTGGGCCTGGGCCAGAAGTACAGCAATGAAATCATCGGCAAGGTCCACCGCATCGGCAACAACCTGGGCCTGCCCGGGCCGGCGCTGGAAGACACCCTGCTGGGCCTGGAAGAAGACGTCAAGGCCGAAACGGGCGTGGACGTGCGCTACCCGCTGGACGTGAAGGGCGCCGAGGTGCTGCTGGTCACGCCCAGCGCCGACTTCTTTGCCGAGCCGCACGTGGAAAGCCTGATCGGCTACGGCAAGGTCTTCCACGCCGCCGGCATCCGCTGGACCCTGTCCAGCAAGGCCAGCGAGGCCGGCAATTTCGGCATGTTCATCGGCAACTACGAGCAGTTGCGCAAGGTTGCGCTGCGCATCCGCGAGGCCGCGCTGGAACTGGGCGTGAAGCGCATCGTGGTGGGCGAATGCGGCCATGCCTGGCGGGTGGCCTACAGCTTCTGGAACACGCTGGTGGGCATTGGCGCTGGCGGGAAGGACCCCTTCGCCATCCAGCTGCAAAGCCAGCTCGATGCGCGCTACAAGCAGCCCACGCACATCTGCGAACTGACCTGGGACCTCATTCAGCAAGGCGCCCTGAAGTTCGACAAGGAAAAGAACGACGACCGCATCGTCACCTTCCACGACAGCTGCAACGTGGCGCGCGGCTCGCGCATGGGTGACGAAGCGGGCGGGCAGTTCAGCATTCCGCGCCACATCATCAAGGCGGTGGCCAACCGCTTTCACGAGATGGCGCCGGCCACCACGCACGAAGCCACCTTCTGCTGCGGTGGCGGTGGCGGCCTGCTCACCGACGACCTGCTGGAGTTGCGGGTGAAGGGCGCGCTGCCGCGCATGGAAGCGCTGAAGGCTGTGGCCGACCAGCACGGCGTGAACTTCATGGCCACCATCTGCGCCATCTGCAAGGCGCAGTTCAGCAAGGTGCTGCCGTACTACGGCTTCGACATGGGCATGGTGGGCGGTGTCCATCAGCTTGTCAGCAAGGCCATCCGTCTGGGTGAGCCCCGGTAG
- a CDS encoding polysulfide reductase (PFAM: Polysulphide reductase, NrfD): MKPALDSRNFWLLLSAGALAVAIGLGAAHYMEVHGHIVTGMDNQVVWGLPHVFAIFMIVAASGVLNVASIGSVFGQKLYKPRAPLSGLLCLALLAGGLMVLMLDLGRPDRVIVAATHYNFRSVFAWNVFLYSGMGAIVALYLWTMFERRLNVHAKTAGLAALVWRFVLTTGTGSIFGFLVARPAYQSALLAPLFIVLSFGWGLAVFLLAQSSMYAWNDLQLPPAVQRRMARLLGVFIAAALYLVAVVHVTNAYWARGQAFEAFILLGRGGGGAFAWLFWVGYVGWGALAPLLLLFHPRLGGPVHTLMASLMVVTGAFAWLYVFIIGGQAFPLDIFPGHGVSSSFGDGAVADYRPSLPEWLLGLGGLGAAFVLTTVGVRVLNFMPQDDFPVGEAQG; encoded by the coding sequence ATGAAACCCGCACTGGATTCCCGCAATTTCTGGCTGCTGCTGAGCGCGGGCGCGCTGGCGGTGGCCATCGGCCTGGGGGCGGCGCACTACATGGAGGTGCACGGGCACATTGTCACCGGCATGGACAACCAGGTGGTCTGGGGCCTGCCGCATGTGTTCGCCATCTTCATGATCGTGGCCGCTTCGGGCGTGCTGAACGTGGCGTCCATCGGCAGCGTGTTCGGGCAGAAGCTGTACAAGCCGCGCGCGCCGCTGTCGGGCCTGCTGTGCCTGGCCCTGCTGGCCGGTGGCCTGATGGTGCTGATGCTGGACCTGGGCCGGCCGGACCGGGTGATCGTGGCCGCCACCCACTACAACTTCCGCTCGGTGTTCGCCTGGAACGTGTTCCTGTACTCGGGCATGGGCGCCATCGTGGCCCTGTACCTGTGGACGATGTTCGAGCGGCGCCTGAATGTCCACGCCAAGACGGCTGGGCTGGCGGCCCTGGTGTGGCGTTTCGTGCTCACCACGGGCACCGGCTCCATCTTCGGCTTCCTGGTGGCGCGCCCGGCCTACCAGTCGGCGCTGCTGGCGCCCCTGTTCATCGTGCTGAGCTTCGGCTGGGGGCTGGCGGTGTTCCTGCTGGCGCAGTCCAGCATGTACGCCTGGAACGACCTGCAACTGCCGCCGGCCGTGCAGCGCCGCATGGCGCGGCTGCTGGGGGTGTTCATCGCCGCCGCGCTGTACCTGGTGGCGGTGGTGCATGTCACCAACGCCTACTGGGCGCGCGGCCAGGCCTTCGAGGCCTTCATCCTGCTGGGCCGGGGCGGCGGCGGCGCTTTTGCCTGGCTGTTCTGGGTGGGTTATGTGGGCTGGGGCGCGTTGGCGCCGCTGCTGCTGCTGTTCCACCCGCGCCTGGGCGGGCCGGTGCACACCTTGATGGCCTCGCTGATGGTGGTGACCGGCGCTTTCGCCTGGCTGTATGTGTTCATCATCGGCGGCCAGGCCTTCCCGCTGGACATCTTTCCCGGCCATGGGGTCAGCAGCAGCTTCGGTGACGGCGCGGTGGCCGACTACCGTCCCAGCCTGCCCGAATGGCTGTTGGGCCTGGGCGGCCTGGGGGCCGCCTTTGTGCTGACCACCGTGGGCGTGCGGGTGCTGAACTTCATGCCGCAGGACGACTTTCCGGTTGGGGAGGCCCAGGGATGA
- a CDS encoding sulfur relay protein, TusE/DsrC/DsvC family (PFAM: DsrC like protein~TIGRFAM: sulfur relay protein, TusE/DsrC/DsvC family), whose product MPIEVNGQSFETDEEGYLVNLAEWNEDIAKVIAQGENVDMTPSHWEVVNFLRDYYNEYQIAPAVRVLTKAIGKQLGEEKGNSKYLYELFPYGPAKQACKIAGLPKPTGCV is encoded by the coding sequence ATGCCCATTGAAGTGAACGGCCAGAGTTTCGAAACCGACGAAGAAGGCTACCTCGTGAACCTGGCGGAGTGGAACGAGGACATCGCCAAGGTCATCGCCCAGGGTGAAAACGTCGACATGACGCCCAGCCACTGGGAGGTGGTGAACTTCCTGCGCGACTACTACAACGAGTACCAGATCGCGCCCGCGGTGCGCGTGCTCACCAAGGCCATCGGCAAGCAACTGGGCGAAGAAAAGGGCAACAGCAAGTACCTGTACGAACTGTTCCCCTACGGCCCGGCCAAGCAGGCCTGCAAGATCGCCGGCCTGCCCAAGCCCACCGGCTGCGTCTGA
- a CDS encoding uroporphyrin-III C-methyltransferase (PFAM: Tetrapyrrole (Corrin/Porphyrin) Methylases~TIGRFAM: uroporphyrin-III C-methyltransferase) — MNSVVDANLWMDSLASHETGGPGRVALVGAGPGDPELLTLRALRLLREADVVVYDQLVAPEVMDFVPPGVQRIYAGKRSRQHSMPQPDINALLVRLALEGKRVVRLKGGDPYVFGRGGEEAQELADAGVDFEVVPGITAACGVAAYAGIPLTHRDHAQTCLFVTGHLKNGSADLDWPALARPKQTVVIYMGLGALAHICVQLQRHGLPADHPVAVVQQGSTADQRVVSATLADLPQRVAAVGLVSPCLTIVGTVVSLRPQLDWFTRENQALATATAACGGA; from the coding sequence ATGAATTCGGTCGTCGATGCCAATCTCTGGATGGACAGCTTGGCGAGCCACGAAACCGGTGGCCCTGGCCGCGTGGCCCTGGTGGGCGCCGGACCAGGCGACCCCGAACTGCTGACCCTGCGCGCGCTGCGCCTGCTGCGCGAGGCCGACGTGGTGGTGTACGACCAACTGGTGGCGCCCGAGGTGATGGACTTCGTGCCCCCCGGCGTGCAGCGCATCTACGCCGGCAAGCGCAGCCGCCAGCACAGCATGCCTCAGCCCGACATCAACGCCCTGCTGGTGCGCCTGGCGCTTGAAGGCAAGCGGGTGGTGCGCCTGAAGGGCGGGGACCCCTATGTCTTCGGCCGCGGCGGCGAAGAGGCCCAGGAACTGGCCGATGCGGGCGTTGACTTCGAGGTGGTGCCCGGCATCACCGCCGCTTGCGGCGTGGCGGCTTATGCCGGCATCCCGCTGACCCACCGCGACCATGCCCAGACCTGCCTGTTCGTCACCGGCCACCTGAAGAACGGCAGCGCCGACCTGGACTGGCCGGCGCTGGCCCGCCCGAAGCAGACGGTGGTCATCTACATGGGCCTGGGCGCCCTGGCCCACATCTGCGTGCAACTCCAGCGCCACGGTTTGCCGGCCGATCACCCGGTGGCGGTGGTGCAGCAAGGCAGCACCGCCGACCAGCGCGTGGTGAGTGCCACGCTGGCCGACCTGCCGCAGCGGGTGGCCGCAGTCGGCCTGGTGTCGCCCTGCCTCACCATCGTGGGCACCGTGGTGTCGCTGCGCCCTCAGCTGGACTGGTTCACGCGCGAGAACCAGGCCCTGGCCACTGCGACGGCCGCTTGCGGCGGCGCCTGA
- a CDS encoding Fe-S-cluster-containing hydrogenase subunit (PFAM: 4Fe-4S binding domain) yields the protein MTQRRAFLGIAAAAVGGVVLAPGIRLIEVAQAAAPAATGTGANPQVRWGLLIDTTKCAEGCTACVDACNSENGLDPKPSPTSAQWIRKVQIKEVKTGRAASVPVMCQHCAEPPCVDVCPTGASFKRADGIVLVDRHSCIGCRYCVMACPYKARSFVHEPLSDQKADVPRGKGCVEGCTLCVHKLDAGEGNTACAQACSAAGHGAILFGNLNDPDSEISRGVREVASLQLRADLLLDPGVRYQGL from the coding sequence ATGACGCAACGGCGCGCCTTCCTGGGCATCGCGGCCGCCGCCGTGGGGGGGGTGGTGCTGGCCCCGGGCATCCGCCTGATCGAGGTGGCCCAGGCAGCCGCGCCGGCCGCCACGGGCACGGGTGCCAATCCCCAGGTGCGCTGGGGCCTGCTGATCGACACCACGAAATGCGCCGAGGGCTGCACCGCCTGCGTGGACGCCTGCAACAGCGAAAACGGCCTGGACCCGAAGCCCAGCCCGACCTCGGCGCAGTGGATCCGCAAGGTGCAGATCAAGGAGGTCAAGACCGGCCGCGCTGCCAGCGTGCCGGTGATGTGCCAGCACTGTGCCGAGCCGCCCTGCGTGGACGTGTGCCCCACCGGGGCGTCCTTCAAGCGCGCCGACGGCATCGTGCTGGTGGACCGGCACAGTTGCATCGGCTGCCGCTACTGCGTGATGGCCTGCCCCTACAAGGCACGCAGCTTCGTGCACGAGCCGCTGTCCGACCAGAAGGCCGACGTGCCGCGTGGCAAGGGCTGCGTGGAGGGCTGCACCCTGTGCGTGCACAAGCTGGACGCAGGCGAAGGCAACACGGCCTGTGCCCAGGCCTGCAGCGCGGCCGGGCACGGCGCCATCCTCTTCGGCAACCTGAACGACCCCGACAGCGAGATTTCACGCGGGGTGCGCGAGGTGGCTTCGCTGCAACTGCGCGCTGACCTGTTGCTGGACCCGGGCGTGCGTTACCAGGGCCTGTGA
- a CDS encoding NADH dehydrogenase, FAD-containing subunit (PFAM: Pyridine nucleotide-disulphide oxidoreductase), producing the protein MAHIVIMGAGIGGMPAAYEMRAALGKEHQVTVVSAVDYFQFVPSNPWVAVGWRKREEVVLSIGPLLQRKGINFIAKAVTRIDAEANQLQLDGGDSLKYDYLVITTGPRLSFDEVPGAGPLSSGGGGHTHSVCSVDHALAFWAEYEEFLKNPGPVVIGAMPLASCFGPAYEFAMILDTDLRRRKLRHKVPITFVTSEPYIGHLGLGGVGDSKSMLESELRGHDMKWITNAKTTKVEAGKLFCTQLDDHGNAVKEHEVPFKMAMMLPAFKGVAPVAAVEGLCNPRGFVLIDEHQRSKKYRNIFSAGVCVAIPPVEVTPVPTGAPKTGYMIETMVSAIVHNIAADLTGQPADAKATWNAICLADMGDTGAAFVALPQIPPRNVNWFKKGKWVHLAKVAFEKYFMSKMKNGSSEPVYEKYVLKALGIVRLVDK; encoded by the coding sequence ATGGCCCACATCGTGATCATGGGTGCCGGCATCGGCGGCATGCCCGCGGCCTATGAAATGCGCGCCGCGCTGGGCAAGGAACACCAGGTCACCGTGGTCAGCGCGGTGGACTACTTCCAGTTCGTGCCGTCCAACCCCTGGGTGGCGGTGGGCTGGCGCAAGCGCGAGGAGGTGGTGCTTTCCATCGGCCCGCTGCTGCAGCGAAAGGGCATCAACTTCATCGCCAAGGCGGTGACCCGCATCGACGCCGAAGCCAACCAACTGCAACTGGACGGCGGCGACAGCTTGAAGTACGACTACCTGGTCATCACCACCGGCCCCAGGCTCAGCTTCGACGAGGTGCCCGGCGCCGGCCCGCTGTCCAGCGGCGGTGGTGGCCACACCCATTCGGTGTGCAGCGTCGACCACGCGCTGGCCTTCTGGGCCGAGTACGAAGAATTCCTGAAAAACCCCGGCCCGGTGGTCATCGGGGCCATGCCCCTGGCCAGCTGCTTCGGCCCGGCCTATGAATTCGCGATGATCCTGGACACCGACCTGCGCCGCCGCAAGCTGCGCCACAAGGTGCCCATCACCTTCGTGACCAGCGAGCCCTACATCGGCCACCTGGGCCTGGGCGGCGTGGGCGACAGCAAGAGCATGCTGGAAAGCGAGCTGCGGGGCCACGACATGAAGTGGATCACCAACGCCAAGACCACCAAGGTGGAAGCCGGCAAGCTGTTCTGCACCCAGCTGGACGACCACGGCAACGCGGTGAAGGAGCACGAGGTGCCCTTCAAGATGGCCATGATGCTGCCCGCCTTCAAGGGGGTGGCGCCGGTGGCGGCCGTGGAAGGGCTGTGCAATCCGCGCGGCTTCGTGCTGATCGATGAGCACCAGCGCAGCAAGAAGTACCGCAACATCTTCTCCGCCGGCGTGTGCGTAGCCATCCCGCCGGTGGAGGTGACGCCCGTGCCCACCGGTGCACCCAAGACCGGCTACATGATCGAAACCATGGTCAGCGCCATCGTGCACAACATCGCGGCCGACCTCACGGGGCAGCCGGCGGACGCCAAGGCCACCTGGAACGCCATCTGCCTGGCCGACATGGGCGACACCGGCGCGGCCTTCGTGGCCCTGCCGCAGATTCCGCCGCGCAACGTGAACTGGTTCAAGAAGGGCAAGTGGGTGCACCTGGCCAAGGTGGCCTTCGAGAAGTACTTCATGAGCAAGATGAAGAACGGCAGCTCGGAGCCGGTCTATGAGAAGTACGTGCTCAAGGCGCTGGGCATCGTGCGCCTGGTTGACAAGTGA